A genomic region of Amphiura filiformis chromosome 6, Afil_fr2py, whole genome shotgun sequence contains the following coding sequences:
- the LOC140154685 gene encoding S-adenosylmethionine-dependent methyltransferase Rv2258c-like, giving the protein MFQLVTDSHLCLSVALGVQTGLFEKMAEWDEPKSSEEIAQATDSKEWYVREWLGAMVTGQIVELSSDSSGVDRFLLPPRRRNALTRAGSTDSSASYSLTIPALAETFRKVVKCFKKDGPKAVSYSDYSDVYWTSLDGWTENTYKRHLQADIIPAIPGMTETLESGASVLDIGCGAGATSTLLAAGFPSSTVLAVDTSDEALEILQSKVLKQKLNNITIAKHDACTLPSDWSGKFDFVLANDMVHATAQPGDVLRCCYEVLKTDGTFALIGDYMHSSMAKNIQIPYAPMIYNFELFNCMPMSLNEDGPRGSGAPSQSEN; this is encoded by the exons ATGTTTCAATTGGTCACAGACAGCCATCTGTGTTTGTCTGTAGCATTAGGCGTACAGACTGGACTGTTTGAAAAGATGGCGGAATGGGACGAACCAAAATCTTCTGAAGAGATTGCTCAAGCCACGGATTCAAAGGAATG GTATGTTAGGGAGTGGCTTGGAGCAATGGTCACAGGCCAAATCGTCGAGTTATCATCAGATTCCTCAGGAGTGGATCGATTCTTGCTACCACCACGTCGACGTAATGCATTAACAAGAGCAGGGTCTACAGATAGTAGCGCTTCTTATTCACTGACTATTCCTGCTCTGGCGGAAACATTTAGGAAAGTTGTAAAATGCTTCAAGAAGGACGGACCAAAAG CGGTATCCTATTCAGACTACAGTGATGTATACTGGACATCATTAGACGGCTGGACTGAAAACACATACAAGAGACACCTTCAGGCtgatattataccagcaataccaGGCATGACAGAGACACTTG AATCCGGAGCCAGTGTTTTAGACATCGGCTGTGGCGCCGGCGCAACCAGTACACTCCTTGCAGCTGGCTTTCCGAGTAGCACTGTTTTGGCAGTGGACACAAGTGATGAAGCGCTTGAAATCTTACAATCGAAAGTTCTCAAACAGAAGCTTAATAACATCACCATAGCGAAACATGACGCGTGTACACTTCCTTCAGACTGGTCAGGAAAGTTTGACTTTGTCTTGGCTAATGATATGGTCCATGCTACCGCCCAGCCGGGGGACGTATTACGTTGCTGCTACGAAGTGCTGAAGACTGATGGGACATTCGCTCTGATTGGTGACTACATGCATAGCTCAATGGCTAAAAATATCCAGATCCCATATGCACCTATGATTTATAACTTCGAACTTTTTAATTGCATGCCCATGTCCTTAAATGAAGATGGGCCCAGGGGTTCAGGGGCACCAAGCCAAAGCGAAAATTAA
- the LOC140154684 gene encoding uncharacterized protein, whose translation MLWLMEPDMFGYKLDIKDRPATRRGMLSVTSSVYDPLGLVSPAILPAKQMLQELCKKKIGWDDKIPEEIRSQWIKWQSSLPGLEEFRVPRCWKPVGFEEPSSVQLHHFSDASESGYGVASYLRLTNHDEEVVCNLVMSKARVAPIKQISIPRMELTAATVAVKVDNMLKRELEVPVSSTVFWTDSQTVLKYIVNDRARYPVFVANRVSVIRDGSDPTQWRYVPTELNPADHASRGLSVQQLLSKHEWLQGPDFLYQSERDWPVIVTSDETAEEESAPDSTVVVNTLKLTQTEKVTVNKLIEHYSDWTGLKRGVAWWLRLKKILLQGVRGPSNQQAEESRSLTAADLQEAEVAILSFVQRQEYESEMSALQGPATTDKNNKKAVGEQEHLRNDNRKKQVPSNSNLLNLDPELDNQGLMTVGGRLRNARIPTEAKHQVILPMHHHVSTLLIMYTHKKLNHQGRNHTIAELRRRYWIVKVGVKVKGLLKKCVTCKKVQAKVGNQKMADLPADRVQADDPPFTKTGVDYFGPFEIKVGRTTRKRYGAIFTCFASRAVHIEVAASLDTASCINAIRRFISRRGQVKVMYSDNGTNFVGANKELKQAMEEWKTEEIEAFTANQGIHWKFNPPGASHFGGLWERQIRTIRKILQSILTEQHLKTCQNEEQLHTLMCEVEATINSRPLIKTSDDPKDLSVITPNDLLLLQPTASMPPGVFDQKDLYARRRWRQVQYLASIFWKRWILEYLPTLQMRQKWLKPQRNLHVGDIVLIVDSSSPRNLWLMGKVEEVHTGDQGLVRSAKIRTKTSLLTRPVTKLCLLLEQES comes from the coding sequence ATGCTGTGGCTCATGGAACCTGACATGTTTGGATACAAACTAGACATCAAAGACAGACCAGCCACAAGAAGAGGAATGCTCTCTGTTACTTCCTCTGTGTATGACCCCTTGGGACTTGTGAGTCCTGCCATCTTGCCTGCCAAGCAGATGCTGCAAGAACTATGTAAGAAGAAGATAGGATGGGATGATAAAATTCCAGAGGAGATTAGAAGTCAGTGGATCAAGTGGCAGTCAAGTCTACCAGGGTTAGAAGAGTTCCGTGTCCCGCGGTGTTGGAAGCCTGTGGGGTTTGAAGAGCCATCATCAGTTCAACTTCATCATTTTAGTGACGCCAGTGAGTCTGGCTATGGTGTAGCAAGTTATTTGAGACTAACCAATCATGATGAAGAAGTAGTGTGTAATTTGGTGATGAGCAAGGCACGAGTTGCGCCGATCAAGCAGATATCCATACCAAGGATGGAGTTGACCGCGGCTACCGTGGCTGTGAAGGTAGACAATATGCTTAAGAGAGAACTCGAGGTACCAGTAAGCAGTACTGTGTTTTGGACTGATAGCCAAACTGTATTGAAGTATATAGTGAACGACCGTGCACGGTACCCAGTATTTGTAGCCAACAGAGTGAGTGTCATTAGAGATGGTTCGGATCCAACGCAGTGGCGATATGTGCCTACAGAACTGAATCCAGCGGACCACGCCTCTAGAGGGCTCTCTGTACAGCAGCTCTTAAGTAAACATGAATGGCTACAGGGGCCGGACTTCCTGTATCAATCAGAAAGGGACTGGCCAGTGATAGTTACAAGTGACGAGACTGCAGAAGAAGAATCTGCACCAGATTCAACAGTGGTCGTCAACACCCTGAAGTTAACACAAACAGAAAAAGTGACAGTCAATAAACTGATAGAACACTACTCAGATTGGACAGGTCTGAAGAGAGGAGTGGCATGGTGGCTCCGTTTGAAGAAAATTCTGCTGCAAGGAGTTAGAGGTCCTTCTAACCAGCAAGCTGAAGAATCAAGAAGTTTAACAGCAGCTGACCTACAAGAAGCAGAAGTAGCCATTTTGAGCTTCGTGCAACGGCAAGAGTATGAAAGTGAAATGTCTGCTCTTCAGGGACCAGCGACTACAGATAAGAATAACAAGAAAGCTGTTGGTGAACAAGAGCACCTGAGAAATGACAACAGGAAGAAACAAGTTCCTAGtaacagtaacttactgaatctaGATCCAGAATTAGACAATCAAGGTCTCATGACAGTTGGTGGAAGACTTCGCAATGCAAGGATCCCAACTGAAGCTAAACATCAAGTGATCTTACCAATGCATCATCATGTGTCAACTTTGCTGATAATGTACACTCACAAGAAGCTAAATCACCAGGGTAGAAACCACACAATTGCTGAGCTTAGAAGACGGTATTGGATTGTGAAAGTAGGAGTGAAGGTGAAAGGCTTACTGAAGAAGTGCGTAACCTGTAAGAAGGTTCAAGCTAAGGTTGGCAACCAGAAGATGGCAGACTTGCCAGCAGACCGTGTTCAAGCTGACGATCCTCCTTTTACAAAGACAGGAGTTGATTACTTTGGACCCTTTGAAATTAAGGTTGGCAGAACTACACGTAAACGATACGGCGCAATATTCACCTGTTTCGCCAGTCGTGCTGTCCATATTGAAGTCGCCGCATCTCTGGATACAGCTTCATGTATCAACGCGATAAGACGCTTCATTAGTAGACGAGGACAAGTGAAAGTTATGTACTCAGACAATGGTACAAATTTTGTGGGTGCGAATAAGGAACTCAAGCAGGCCATGGAAGAGTGGAAGACTGAAGAAATTGAAGCATTTACAGCAAACCAGGGTATACACTGGAAGTTTAATCCCCCAGGAGCTTCACACTTTGGTGGCCTGTGGGAAAGACAGATACGAACCATTAGAAAGATTCTACAAAGTATTCTCACAGAACAACATCTCAAAACTTGCCAGAATGAAGAGCAACTTCACACTCTTATGTGTGAGGTTGAAGCGACTATCAACAGTCGACCGCTTATCAAgacttcagatgaccccaagGACTTAAGCGTTATCACTCCAAATGATTTGCTGCTGTTGCAACCAACTGCTTCTATGCCGCCAGGAGTATTTGATCAGAAGGATCTCTACGCTAGAAGACGTTGGAGACAAGTTCAATACTTGGCCAGTATCTTTTGGAAGCGCTGGATCTTGGAGTATCTACCCACCCTTCAGATGAGACAAAAGTGGTTAAAACCACAAAGAAACCTGCATGTTGGAGACATAGTCCTAATAGTAGACAGTTCTTCCCCAAGGAACCTTTGGTTAATGGGCAAGGTTGAGGAGGTCCACACAGGAGATCAGGGGCTTGTACGCAGTGCAAAGATCCGGACTAAAACATCTCTGCTGACAAGACCAGTGACCAAATTATGTCTACTCTTGGAGCAGGAATCATGA